From a single Candoia aspera isolate rCanAsp1 chromosome 2, rCanAsp1.hap2, whole genome shotgun sequence genomic region:
- the LOC134492451 gene encoding uncharacterized protein LOC134492451, with translation MQEVLDKICRLASPPSLGASQVVHRLQVVARKNLEMVTYRLLELPWSTCGELLWDIITSPYCSGDAVLFLLLAKEKEGPWPPQGEEQTTHPLPAATARAMRLIRRIVRSEECPVMLEAWFPEVLLCLVDTIITGTRQQNTSGQGGDHLPLEETVDTIQVLLARVAHLTLEESCREMLCRPSCCLQGVAMLVTALTETSPSATCSLQRHLSSVLEKEEAKEHSAAVVAFFVELLANYKSQAPMEKTWKLLMAWMEHRSQTMMSPEELCHAILGGLSSDSSAITLEFLGLAEQLGLQTEGEVWTPLNASLAAQYHSLFHHEAVTIRRAALKHIWPLLQHRKDLEGIAAIHTLIAVLMHVEDVEEEVAKAAKLTLRHLAQALHWHLGGTLLAGGTYSLQELLHKITKRLIRFPIPESQLEMEVFTCLWYFKSKQASVRRTAAMFIGIATFQPERHGPLQPFMESLACLGHGPSFSPGQA, from the exons ATGCAGGAAGTCctggataagatctgccgcctggcctctcctccctccctcggaGCAAGCCAGGTTGTGCACCGCCTACAAGTTGTGGCCCGGAAGAACTTGGAAATGGTCACGTACCGCCTGTTAGAGCTCCCATGGAG cacctgcggcgaGCTGCTCTGGGACATCATCACCTCGCCGTACTGCAGCGGGGATGCGGTCCTGTTCCTGCTCCTGGCCAAGGAGAAGGAGGGCCCTTGGCCTCCTCAAGGAGAGGAACAGACCACCCATCCTCTTCCCGCAGCTACG GCCAGAGCGATGAGGCTCATCAGGAGGATCGTCCGGTCCGAGGAGTGCCCCGTGATGCTGGAGGCTTGGTTCCCCGAAGTTCTGCTCTGCCTGGTGGATACCATCATCACAGGCACCAGGCAGCAGAATACATCAGGCCAAGGAGgggaccatctgcctctgga ggagacggttgacaccatccaggtgctgctagCCAGGGTGGCACACCTGACCCTGGAAGAGAGCTGCAGGGAGAtgttgtgccgccccagctgctgcctccagggcgtggccATGTTGGTGAC ggccctcaCGGAGACCTCCCCCTCTGCCacgtgcagcctccagagacatctgagttctgtcctggagaaggaagaggcaaaggagcattcagctgcagtgGTGGCCTTCTttgttgag ctgctggcTAATTACAAgagccaagcccccatggagaagacctggaaacTGCTAATGGCTTGGATGGAACACCGCAGCCAGACT atgaTGAGCCCCGAGGAGCTCTGCCATGCCATCCTCGGTGGGCTCAGCAGTGACAGCTCCGCCATCACCTTGGAGTTCTTGGGCTTGGCGgagcagctcggcctccagacaGAAGGGGAAGTCTGGACACCCCTGaatgcctccttggctgcccagtaccaCTCActcttccaccac GAGGCGGTAACCATCCGAAGGGCAGCCTTGAAAcacatctggcctcttctgcagcaccggaaagatcttgaggggatagcagccatccacaccctcattgcggtgctgatgcacgtggaggatgttgaggaggaggtggcgaag GCAGCAAAGCTTACCCTGCGGCACCTGGCACAGGCCctccattggcaccttgggggcaccctcctggcgggggggacttacagcctgcaggagctacTTCATAAGATCaccaagcgcctg ATTCGGTTCCCCATCCCGGAGTCGCAGTTGGAGATGGAAGTGTTTACCTGCCTTTGGTACTTCAAGAGCAagcaggcttcagtgaggagaacggctgcgATGTTCATTG GGATAGCCACGTTCCAGCCAGAAAGGCACGGCCCGCTGCAGCCTTTCATGGAGTCACTCgcctgtttgggccatggaccttcctttagcccaggccAGGCGTGA